The following are from one region of the Candidatus Methylarchaceae archaeon HK02M2 genome:
- a CDS encoding nicotinamide-nucleotide adenylyltransferase, giving the protein MIERGLFIGRFQPFHKGHLKVVANLLNKVEELIILVGSSQYSHTMDNPFTTGERITMIRLALNEVSIEPSRYIIVPAPDVEMHSIWVSHIISYSPNFQVIFSNEPLTRHLFTEAGFEVKSISFYKRAILSATEIRKRMLSGGDWEELVPKSIVQFIRHIDGIKRIINLSKKDNPY; this is encoded by the coding sequence TTGATCGAGCGGGGGCTTTTTATTGGGCGTTTTCAGCCATTTCATAAGGGCCATTTAAAAGTAGTGGCGAATTTGTTAAATAAGGTTGAAGAACTTATAATCTTGGTCGGGAGCTCCCAGTATAGTCATACTATGGACAACCCCTTTACTACGGGAGAAAGGATTACTATGATCAGACTTGCCTTGAATGAGGTAAGTATAGAACCAAGTCGCTACATCATTGTACCCGCACCAGATGTTGAAATGCACTCGATTTGGGTGTCTCACATCATATCATATTCTCCAAATTTTCAGGTAATTTTTTCAAACGAACCTTTAACACGCCACCTTTTTACAGAAGCAGGTTTTGAAGTCAAATCTATATCATTCTATAAAAGAGCAATATTGTCGGCAACAGAAATCAGAAAGAGGATGTTGTCAGGAGGAGATTGGGAAGAATTAGTGCCAAAGAGTATAGTTCAATTTATTAGGCATATAGATGGGATAAAAAGGATAATTAATCTATCAAAAAAAGATAATCCATATTGA
- a CDS encoding RNA 3'-terminal phosphate cyclase — protein MRTSIALSAIMDIPVKIINIRANRANPGLRLQHIGAIKAIASLCKASVDNLKIGADKVSFIPSKMHSTSIKLDIGSAGSITLLLQAVIPSVSLSNINAELEIVGGTDVRWSPTMNYFTRVVLPIYELLGIDVELQVKRRGYYPKGGGIVGVKIKPSKEPKALNLISSKNPLPSIISICSKLPRSVAERQMKAAKKYLANQGIEVKTFETGIEDSISPGSSILIYSMGKQGPFLGSDAIGVKGKPSEKVGRDAAKLFLSEYLSNAPIDGHLGDMIVPFLPFIKGQSRFKVSRVTSHLTSNLYVASIFTKCQYSIDEMPDNTAIVCIKSI, from the coding sequence GTGAGAACGAGCATAGCACTATCTGCAATTATGGATATACCTGTTAAAATTATAAACATAAGGGCGAATAGGGCGAATCCGGGATTAAGACTTCAGCATATAGGTGCAATAAAAGCGATAGCCTCTTTATGCAAAGCTTCTGTAGATAATTTGAAAATCGGGGCCGATAAAGTAAGCTTCATTCCTAGTAAAATGCACTCTACTTCTATAAAACTTGATATCGGTTCTGCTGGAAGTATTACTTTACTACTTCAAGCTGTTATTCCGTCCGTCAGTCTTAGTAATATAAACGCGGAATTGGAAATAGTCGGCGGGACAGATGTGAGATGGAGTCCTACCATGAACTACTTTACTCGAGTCGTATTACCTATATATGAGCTCTTGGGCATAGATGTTGAGCTTCAAGTCAAGAGGAGAGGATATTATCCTAAAGGTGGTGGAATAGTTGGTGTGAAGATCAAACCATCAAAGGAGCCGAAAGCCTTGAACCTTATATCATCAAAAAATCCATTACCTTCGATCATTAGTATCTGCTCTAAATTGCCTAGAAGCGTAGCAGAAAGACAAATGAAAGCTGCAAAAAAATACCTCGCCAATCAAGGAATTGAGGTAAAAACATTCGAAACAGGTATAGAAGATTCTATCTCCCCCGGATCATCTATTCTCATTTATTCTATGGGAAAACAAGGACCGTTTCTAGGTTCAGATGCAATAGGTGTAAAGGGCAAACCTTCAGAGAAAGTTGGAAGGGATGCAGCTAAGCTCTTCTTAAGTGAATACTTATCCAATGCACCAATAGATGGACATTTAGGTGATATGATAGTACCATTCTTGCCCTTTATAAAAGGTCAGTCGAGATTTAAGGTTTCAAGAGTTACTTCACATCTTACTTCAAATCTATACGTAGCAAGCATTTTTACAAAATGCCAATATAGTATTGATGAGATGCCAGATAATACGGCTATAGTATGCATTAAGAGCATTTAA
- a CDS encoding class I SAM-dependent methyltransferase: protein MKGGVDKKRYDRIAALYDSLESPMELLTYSRWREEVFERLLKEGRVLEVGVGTGKNLPYYYKGHEVVALDISEKMLRRAKKRTKRVNALVHLVQMDVEMLGFPDEIFEAVISTYVFCSVENPTRGLREIRRVLKRSGIVIFLEHMRSENESMGKVMDFMNPMVVNAFGPNINRRTVDNIRKAGFEVIEEKDLLASIFRIIIAKPVHSLY, encoded by the coding sequence TTGAAAGGGGGAGTTGATAAGAAGAGGTATGACAGGATAGCGGCTCTTTACGATTCGCTAGAGAGTCCTATGGAGCTTCTTACGTACTCCCGCTGGAGAGAGGAGGTCTTCGAAAGACTTCTGAAGGAAGGCAGAGTCCTGGAGGTTGGTGTTGGGACTGGCAAGAACCTGCCCTACTATTATAAGGGCCACGAAGTTGTCGCTCTTGATATAAGTGAGAAGATGCTGAGAAGGGCCAAAAAGAGGACTAAAAGAGTAAACGCATTGGTTCACCTTGTTCAGATGGATGTAGAAATGCTAGGTTTTCCTGATGAGATCTTCGAAGCAGTTATTTCTACCTACGTGTTTTGCTCTGTAGAAAACCCCACAAGAGGACTAAGAGAGATCAGGAGGGTTTTGAAGCGAAGTGGGATAGTAATCTTCCTCGAGCACATGAGGAGCGAAAACGAATCAATGGGAAAGGTCATGGATTTCATGAACCCAATGGTCGTGAACGCATTTGGTCCTAACATCAACAGAAGAACCGTTGACAACATAAGAAAAGCCGGTTTTGAAGTGATTGAGGAAAAGGATCTACTGGCTTCAATATTCAGGATCATAATAGCAAAACCTGTTCATTCATTATATTAG
- a CDS encoding DUF429 domain-containing protein, whose amino-acid sequence MNVIGIDLAGVEKRDSGICILNEKLMANTYILRRDIEIIEGMIKEGPELIAIDAPLSLPFGRCCLKDNCSCRKKGHLRQCDKELLNMKIKFFPLTLGPMRKLTMRGMKLKEKLEAKGLKVIEVYPGGAQDILNIPRKQKGISELKKGLMAIGIKSISQVTSDHELDAATSALVGKMYVEGNYLALGNPEEGLMIMPRRI is encoded by the coding sequence ATGAACGTTATTGGAATCGACCTAGCTGGTGTTGAAAAAAGAGATAGTGGCATCTGTATCCTTAATGAAAAATTAATGGCTAATACCTATATTTTGAGACGTGATATTGAGATAATTGAAGGTATGATTAAAGAAGGACCAGAGCTAATAGCTATCGATGCACCGCTGAGCCTTCCTTTTGGTAGATGTTGTTTAAAAGATAACTGTTCATGTAGAAAAAAAGGGCATTTGAGGCAGTGTGATAAAGAACTTCTAAATATGAAAATTAAGTTCTTCCCACTAACATTAGGTCCTATGAGGAAATTAACTATGAGAGGGATGAAACTTAAAGAGAAGCTTGAAGCAAAAGGCCTTAAAGTTATAGAGGTCTATCCTGGAGGCGCTCAAGATATTCTTAACATACCCAGAAAGCAAAAGGGCATTTCTGAGTTAAAGAAAGGCCTTATGGCTATTGGGATAAAAAGCATCTCACAAGTTACAAGTGATCATGAGTTAGATGCAGCCACATCAGCACTTGTGGGTAAGATGTATGTTGAAGGCAATTATCTAGCTTTGGGCAATCCTGAAGAAGGGTTGATGATAATGCCAAGGAGAATATAA
- a CDS encoding 50S ribosomal protein L37e, translating into MVKGTTSRGGRSKGKTHIRCRRCGRHSYHIRKQRCAYCGYGESPKIRKFSWMPYR; encoded by the coding sequence ATGGTTAAAGGAACTACTTCTCGTGGAGGGCGTAGTAAGGGTAAGACTCACATAAGATGTAGAAGGTGTGGAAGGCATTCCTATCATATAAGAAAACAAAGATGTGCTTATTGTGGTTATGGTGAAAGCCCAAAAATAAGAAAGTTTAGTTGGATGCCGTACAGATAA
- a CDS encoding TMEM165/GDT1 family protein, with amino-acid sequence MIEDILIPLITTGLAELGDKSQISIFLLSSKTKKHLYLLVGVILAFLIVDGVAILLGSWITDIMSISLLKIFSGIVFIILGVLTLRYNEEKNGNKLYSKNSFLSGFVLIFITEWGDKTQIASGLFATKYNALMVLIGTVVALTLVSVMAIYLGIFISNKVDRNVMTKIAGTIFILIGISFFIF; translated from the coding sequence ATGATAGAGGATATATTGATTCCATTGATCACGACGGGTTTAGCGGAATTAGGAGATAAGAGCCAAATATCCATCTTTCTTTTATCATCAAAAACAAAAAAGCACCTTTATCTCTTGGTTGGCGTTATCCTTGCCTTCTTGATAGTAGATGGAGTTGCGATCTTATTGGGTTCTTGGATCACAGATATCATGTCTATAAGTTTGTTAAAGATATTTTCAGGGATCGTTTTCATAATTTTAGGAGTGTTGACATTAAGATATAATGAAGAAAAGAATGGAAATAAATTATATTCCAAAAATTCGTTTCTTTCGGGGTTTGTTTTGATTTTTATTACAGAATGGGGCGACAAGACACAGATAGCTTCAGGATTGTTCGCAACTAAATACAACGCTCTCATGGTTCTGATCGGGACTGTGGTAGCGTTGACTCTGGTATCTGTCATGGCGATCTACTTGGGTATATTCATTTCAAATAAAGTCGATAGAAATGTGATGACAAAAATTGCTGGGACGATCTTCATCTTGATAGGTATATCGTTCTTTATATTTTAG
- a CDS encoding alanine--glyoxylate aminotransferase family protein: MIESRQLLMTPGPTNVPPRIMRAMIKPMIHHRGPEFQELYKSILDNAKYLFQTKYDVVVISASGTGGIECAVSNIIQGVKKIIVPVGGIFGQRLSKTISVIGGKPIDIPVDWKRAVTIDMIEDAIKKEKDAKAVAVIYNETSTGAKIQCMKEIGELCNERGLLFIVDAISILGGDHLPVDDWYIDICIAGSQKCLMTPPGLSLLSISDNAWSIIEKAENSFYFNLKSCRKYKEKCQTPFTPAIPLYYALDEALKIIIEERLENVISRHKVCAKASYSAIEKMGLIPFPEKEFRSNTVLAINNPPKVNDTTLRELLRKKYNIVIAGGQGKLKGSIFRIGMMGKIGPPEVLQTISSLNMALSELGLDLKFDDSLSVAREILQKKII, encoded by the coding sequence TTGATAGAATCTAGACAACTCCTAATGACCCCTGGCCCGACTAATGTTCCGCCAAGAATCATGAGAGCAATGATCAAGCCTATGATCCATCATAGAGGGCCTGAGTTTCAAGAGTTATATAAGAGTATTTTAGATAATGCCAAGTATCTTTTTCAAACTAAGTATGATGTAGTAGTTATTTCTGCTTCAGGGACTGGGGGTATAGAATGTGCTGTAAGTAACATAATCCAAGGCGTAAAAAAAATAATTGTACCAGTTGGCGGCATCTTTGGCCAGAGATTGAGTAAAACAATTTCAGTAATAGGAGGAAAACCTATCGATATACCTGTTGATTGGAAAAGAGCAGTTACAATAGATATGATAGAGGATGCTATAAAGAAAGAGAAAGATGCAAAAGCAGTTGCTGTTATATATAATGAGACATCTACTGGTGCTAAAATACAATGTATGAAAGAGATTGGCGAATTATGTAATGAGCGTGGTCTGCTATTTATAGTCGATGCAATCTCGATTCTTGGAGGGGATCACTTACCTGTTGATGATTGGTATATTGATATCTGCATTGCTGGTAGCCAGAAATGTCTTATGACTCCACCAGGGCTATCTTTGCTTTCGATTAGTGATAACGCATGGTCCATCATAGAAAAGGCAGAAAATAGTTTTTACTTTAACCTCAAATCATGCCGCAAGTATAAAGAGAAATGCCAAACACCTTTTACTCCAGCAATTCCATTGTATTATGCTCTTGATGAAGCATTAAAGATAATTATAGAGGAAAGACTCGAAAATGTGATCTCTAGGCACAAAGTGTGTGCCAAAGCATCCTATAGTGCTATAGAAAAAATGGGTCTTATACCTTTTCCAGAAAAGGAGTTCAGGTCTAATACAGTACTAGCGATAAATAATCCTCCCAAGGTCAATGATACTACTCTTAGGGAATTATTAAGAAAAAAATACAATATAGTCATTGCTGGGGGGCAAGGTAAGCTCAAAGGTAGTATATTTAGGATAGGTATGATGGGCAAGATAGGTCCCCCCGAGGTCTTGCAAACAATAAGTTCTCTTAATATGGCATTAAGTGAACTTGGTCTTGATTTAAAGTTTGATGATAGCTTATCAGTAGCTAGAGAAATACTCCAAAAAAAGATAATATGA
- a CDS encoding proteasome subunit beta — protein sequence MIPSQFIPGATAVGITFKDGIILGAEKRISYGTYVVSRAGKKVFKISDLVGAACAGMVVDMQVLVREISALVKIRELELRRPIPPNSVAKLMSAILFARRYYPLITQVIIGGVDEKPSIYVLDPLGSVIPDEYSCVGSGAEIAIGVIEANYSSDLSEESAKELVVKSIKSAIQRDSASGDGTDLLVITKTGSKEESIKF from the coding sequence TTGATACCCTCACAATTTATACCAGGTGCTACAGCTGTAGGAATAACCTTCAAGGATGGTATAATCTTGGGAGCAGAGAAGAGAATCTCTTACGGTACTTATGTAGTAAGCAGAGCGGGTAAAAAGGTCTTTAAGATAAGTGATCTGGTAGGGGCTGCTTGCGCAGGGATGGTAGTAGATATGCAAGTTTTAGTAAGGGAAATCTCGGCTCTTGTGAAAATAAGAGAGTTAGAACTAAGAAGGCCCATTCCTCCAAATTCTGTAGCTAAGCTCATGTCAGCTATTCTTTTTGCTAGAAGGTACTACCCCCTGATTACTCAAGTGATAATAGGTGGGGTCGATGAGAAACCATCTATTTATGTACTCGATCCATTGGGTTCAGTAATACCAGACGAATATTCATGTGTGGGGTCAGGCGCAGAAATTGCTATTGGAGTCATTGAAGCAAATTATTCAAGTGATTTGAGCGAAGAATCGGCAAAAGAACTCGTAGTAAAATCTATAAAATCTGCAATACAAAGGGATTCGGCTAGCGGGGACGGTACTGACCTTTTGGTAATAACAAAAACTGGTTCAAAGGAAGAATCTATAAAATTTTAA
- a CDS encoding tautomerase family protein, whose amino-acid sequence MPVVHVNVWEGFGQEKVKTVIQGITKVFVDLGIPVHAVEVIVHEIPKSHWGIGGEPASEKFKELT is encoded by the coding sequence TGTTGTTCATGTAAACGTCTGGGAAGGTTTTGGACAGGAAAAAGTCAAAACCGTAATTCAAGGTATAACTAAAGTCTTTGTAGATTTGGGTATCCCTGTACATGCTGTGGAAGTAATCGTGCATGAAATCCCAAAATCGCACTGGGGAATTGGCGGAGAACCAGCCTCAGAAAAATTCAAAGAGCTTACATAA
- a CDS encoding DUF6114 domain-containing protein codes for MSGKDKDKVKPMVPFALSFTAGILILLGGVWGWVWMSGETVHWGNMPFGMMDEWMHGWEDMMHGIGFTDETFGIFSIIGLISGILILLSSVLLYSKPKDHIAWGIVIIIFSALSLFGMGGFVLGALLGLAGGILAIVWEHSK; via the coding sequence TTGAGTGGTAAGGATAAGGACAAGGTAAAGCCCATGGTCCCCTTTGCATTGTCATTTACAGCGGGAATATTGATACTTCTTGGTGGTGTGTGGGGATGGGTTTGGATGTCTGGTGAAACAGTACACTGGGGGAACATGCCCTTTGGGATGATGGACGAATGGATGCATGGATGGGAGGATATGATGCACGGGATAGGCTTTACTGATGAAACTTTTGGAATCTTTTCCATCATAGGATTGATTTCTGGAATTCTCATCTTGTTAAGTTCGGTCTTGCTTTATTCGAAACCGAAAGATCACATAGCATGGGGGATCGTCATAATAATCTTTTCAGCTCTGAGCCTTTTTGGAATGGGTGGTTTCGTCTTGGGGGCCCTTCTCGGTTTGGCTGGAGGAATACTTGCCATCGTATGGGAGCATTCCAAGTGA